In the genome of Sinorhizobium chiapasense, the window CGGATGCGGCGAACGGGTCCATTGGCTGCGGCAATTCTTCGGGCAGGTCGATGCGCATTTGCATTGCGGTCTGCATACCGATCTTGTGCGGCCAATCATCCTCGTTTTCGGTGAATTCGAGGTTGGGCAGACCGAAGGCGCGGTGCGAAATCCGCTCCGGATCGGCCGCCGCGAGAAGGTTCGGCAGGGGATGGTAGCGGAAGTAGAGCCGCGCCCGTTCGATCGGTGTATTCACAACCGTCAGGCTTTCGACGCCTTTTTCGTTCAACGCGCCCTTGAGCTGCGCCATGGCGGCGATGTGCCGGCGGCAAAACGGACAATGCAGGCCCCGAAACAGGCCAACCAAGACCGGCTTGTGACCGCGAAAATCATCAATAGCGATCTTGCCTTCCCGCGTGATCGCGTCGAGCACGACATTCGGCGCACGATCGCCCGGCTGCAATGGTCCGGTGGTATGATATTCAGCCATGATGCTCTCCTCCCGCTAACAGTTCAGCGCCAGCAATCGAAGTGCGATCCTTAGAATTGCATCATTTCAAAGAGTTAGATCATTTCACTGTTTTCAATGAAACAATTGAACGATCTAGTCGAGAAACGGCAGTATCATCAATGCTTCGGGATCAAGATCGTGACGCGCGCAGATGTCTCGAGCCAGTGTAAAATAGCGCTCGGCCGCCTCCAGATCTCCCGCATCAAGGCAGAGCGCTCCAAGACCATCATAGCACGGAAACAGCACCTGCGCTTCGCTCGTTTCGGCGGCGACGTCGAGCGCTTCGCCATAAAGCCGGCGCGCCTCGTGCGGGCGATCGTGGCACTGGTAAATCTGCCCCAGCACAAGCAGGGACACCGGCAGGTGATCGCGCTGGTCGAGAGCGCGGTCGATTTCGATCGCTTTCTGCGCGGCGGGCACGCCCTCGGCCGCGCAGCGGTCGGTGAAGGTACAGTAGGCTACGGCCAGGTTGGCGAGCAGCCGCGCCTGAAAACCGAGATCGCCGATGCGCCGCGCCATGTCCAGGCCGCGTTGGCAGACGTCGATCGCCAGTTTCGGATCGACGATCGTGTAGAGCACGCCGAGATTCGTGTATCCGCGGCAGGCCGCCTGCATCAGGGTGGCCGCCTCGGCAACGCTAACGCTCTCCTCGACCGCAGCGATCGCCTCGCGCCTGCGGCCACGGCGTGCCAGCGCCACACCCTTGGTGTTCAACGCCTCGGCGGTAACCAGGGCGGCCTCGCGCCGCGTCTCGTCACTTGCGTCGCGTGCCAGGTCCCTGACACGGCTCAACGCGTCGTCCGCCCATTGCGAAGCGGCAAGATAGTCGCCCATCCGAAAAGCGAGATGTCCACGCTCCTGCAGAAGGGAAGCGCTCTCCACCGGCGCATCCGCACTTGCGAGGAGGACGGCCGCATCGCTGAAATTCGCTTGCGCCTGCTCGCGATTGCCGGCCTCCCAGAGGAGATGGCCGAGCTTGCGAAGGATCCGTGCGGAGACAACCGGATCGGTCGAGACCCGCTCATAGCCGAGGAGCGCGCGATAATGCTCCTCCGCAGCGGCGCGCTCGCCGGTCGGCTCCAGGAGATCCGCGACGCGCTCGCGGGCAACGAACCATTCCGGCCTTTCTTCGCTCAAGGCCGCAAGCGCCGCCATGGCTTGCCGGTAGTAGCGGATGGCATCCTCGTTCGCTGAGAGCTGGCGCGCTCGATCGCCGGCCGCCATGAGGTAGCGTGCGCCCTTGCTCCGGTCCGCCGACTGGCTGAAATGGTGGCCGAGCAGCGCCAGTTCCTCGAACCGCTGCGGATTTTCGCCGTAGCGACGCTCGAGCGCCTCGGCGATGGCCGCGTGAACTTCCGTGCGCCGCTTCACGAGCAGGTTGTTGTAGACGGCCTCGTGGAGCAGCGACTGCGTGAAACGGTAGGATTGCGACGATCGCTCGCTCCCGGCCTCCTCTATGATTTCCGTGTCGCAAAGCAGCTCCAGGCCCCGGTCCACATCCGCCGGCGCGACGGCAATGCTTCTCAGCAGGCTCGCGTCAAAGCTCGGCCCTATGACGGCGGCACAGTGAACCAGGCGGCGCACCTCCTGCGGCAACCGGTCGATTCTCGCCAGCAGCATCGCTTCGATCCCGACGGGGATGTCGACCGTCGCTTCACCGCCGGCCACGCGCCAATGGGAACCGTCGCGCCTCAGCGTTTCCAGATCGATCAGGCTGCGAACGATCTCCTCGACGAACAGCGGGTTGCCGCCGGCCCGACGCAGGATCCGCTCACACAATTTGTTAGGCAGGCGACCTTCTCCGAAGAGCGCCGACAGAAGTTGTTGACCATCGGCCGCGGTTAATGGACCGAGCCGCAAGGCGGTGATGCTGGTGCGGCCGGGCGTCAGCCTGTCGAGACCGGCATCCGGGCGCTGCGTCGTCAGGAGCATCAGCGGCCGGCGATCCAGCCTGTCCAGCACGAAACGGAGTGCCTCGAGCGAAGCCGCATCCGCCCAGTGCAGGTCCTCGATGACGAGGAGAAGCGGCGCCTGGTCGAGCCGCCGCTCCAGGATGGTCCGGATGGCGGAGAACAGCTGTCGCCGAACCTGTTCGGGTGCGACATGCTGCAGCATCCCGTCGCGATCGCCGATGCCGAGAATATGAAAGAAGAGCGGCATGAGTTGCTCGATCTCGGCCGGCGGAAAGCCGATTTCGGCAAGACCGAGGGACAGGCCCTCCTGCGTCTGCTCCGGCGTGTCCGTCGAGGATATGCCGTAGGCGCTGCGCAGGACCCGGGCGAGGGTTCCGTAGGAGGTTTCCCCGAGCGGAGAACACCCTGCCCGCCGCACGGCGACGTGCGCAAACTCGGCATCTTCGCCAAGGCCGGCGAGAAACTCGTTGACAAGACGTGTCTTGCCGATCCCGGCTTCACCGGTCAGGCGCACCAATTGCGCCGTGCCGTTGCAGGCCAACGCAAGACAATCACGCAAGCGCCCGATTTCCTTGTCGCGCCCGATCATCGGCGCGCTCAGGCCGAGCGCGTCGAGCCCTCGTGCCGCGCGCGGCACCTCGAGCGCGCCGGTCATGCGATGAACCTGCACGCTGCCGGTCTTGCCGCGCAAGGCGACCGCCCCGAGCGTCTCGTAAGCAAAGGCGTGCCGCGTGAGGCGGTGTGTCACCGGCCCGACCAGTATTTCATCCGGCCCAGCCATCGACTGCAGCCGCTGTGCGGTGTTCACCGTATCTCCGGTGACCGAATAGGATTTGCTGTCGCCCGCACCGAAGGCGCCGGTGACGACGGGGCCGGTATTGACGCCGATATGGAGGTTCAGCGGCAGACCGATGCGTTCCCGCCAGCGTTCGCCCACCAGCGCTGCCCGATGCACCATTTCCAGCGCGGCACGAAGCGCCCGCTCCGGATCGTCCTCATGCGCCACCGGTGCACCGAAGAGGGCGAGCAACGCGTCGCCGATGAACTTGTCGACGAACCCGCCGAAGGTTTCCACGGCCTCCGTCAACGCCTCGAAGAGCTCGTTCTGCAGCGCCTGCAAGATCTCCGGATCGACCTGCTCGCCCAAGGTGGTGAAGCTGCAGAGATCGGCAAAGACGATCGTGACCGTTCGGCGGTCGGCACCACTATCCGCGCTCGAACGGGGCGGAGACACGACCTGAGGCGCCGTGCGGGAAACATCTGGCCGCCGCGCTGGCGCGGACCGAGGCTCCGACGGTGCCGACGCGTCGATCTGGGTGCCGCATTGCGGGCAAAAGGCGAAGTGCGGCGGACAGGAATAGCCACAACCCGGGCACAGGTTCTGCTGTTTCGCACCGCACTTCGGGCAAAATGCAAAACCGCTTTGTATTTCGTAACCGCATTCGTGACAGTTCATCTCGGACGAGCCCCGGAAAGCCATGGTCGCCAGAAATTCGCGGCGGGCAGGCATAAGTGCCCGAATGGCCGCACAGCAAGCGGAAGCAAAGCCGCAACGACATGCGCGTTCCACGTGTCCGTCTGAGGACAATGGACTTGTTGTACTACCTTGGCAAGCGATGCGACATTGTCGCCTCGTCAGCGGCCGCGCCGGAAAATGGCAAGATCGAC includes:
- a CDS encoding peroxiredoxin-like family protein, whose product is MAEYHTTGPLQPGDRAPNVVLDAITREGKIAIDDFRGHKPVLVGLFRGLHCPFCRRHIAAMAQLKGALNEKGVESLTVVNTPIERARLYFRYHPLPNLLAAADPERISHRAFGLPNLEFTENEDDWPHKIGMQTAMQMRIDLPEELPQPMDPFAASEYLDKRDDYEMTDEDNRMVATGMGQLVGQFLLDRDGVVRWCFTEVTPDGRNMFRAPAPDEVMSAASQVAH
- a CDS encoding adenylate/guanylate cyclase domain-containing protein, which produces MNCHECGYEIQSGFAFCPKCGAKQQNLCPGCGYSCPPHFAFCPQCGTQIDASAPSEPRSAPARRPDVSRTAPQVVSPPRSSADSGADRRTVTIVFADLCSFTTLGEQVDPEILQALQNELFEALTEAVETFGGFVDKFIGDALLALFGAPVAHEDDPERALRAALEMVHRAALVGERWRERIGLPLNLHIGVNTGPVVTGAFGAGDSKSYSVTGDTVNTAQRLQSMAGPDEILVGPVTHRLTRHAFAYETLGAVALRGKTGSVQVHRMTGALEVPRAARGLDALGLSAPMIGRDKEIGRLRDCLALACNGTAQLVRLTGEAGIGKTRLVNEFLAGLGEDAEFAHVAVRRAGCSPLGETSYGTLARVLRSAYGISSTDTPEQTQEGLSLGLAEIGFPPAEIEQLMPLFFHILGIGDRDGMLQHVAPEQVRRQLFSAIRTILERRLDQAPLLLVIEDLHWADAASLEALRFVLDRLDRRPLMLLTTQRPDAGLDRLTPGRTSITALRLGPLTAADGQQLLSALFGEGRLPNKLCERILRRAGGNPLFVEEIVRSLIDLETLRRDGSHWRVAGGEATVDIPVGIEAMLLARIDRLPQEVRRLVHCAAVIGPSFDASLLRSIAVAPADVDRGLELLCDTEIIEEAGSERSSQSYRFTQSLLHEAVYNNLLVKRRTEVHAAIAEALERRYGENPQRFEELALLGHHFSQSADRSKGARYLMAAGDRARQLSANEDAIRYYRQAMAALAALSEERPEWFVARERVADLLEPTGERAAAEEHYRALLGYERVSTDPVVSARILRKLGHLLWEAGNREQAQANFSDAAVLLASADAPVESASLLQERGHLAFRMGDYLAASQWADDALSRVRDLARDASDETRREAALVTAEALNTKGVALARRGRRREAIAAVEESVSVAEAATLMQAACRGYTNLGVLYTIVDPKLAIDVCQRGLDMARRIGDLGFQARLLANLAVAYCTFTDRCAAEGVPAAQKAIEIDRALDQRDHLPVSLLVLGQIYQCHDRPHEARRLYGEALDVAAETSEAQVLFPCYDGLGALCLDAGDLEAAERYFTLARDICARHDLDPEALMILPFLD